A window of the Cucurbita pepo subsp. pepo cultivar mu-cu-16 chromosome LG01, ASM280686v2, whole genome shotgun sequence genome harbors these coding sequences:
- the LOC111793933 gene encoding MAG2-interacting protein 2-like isoform X1 has translation MEELEQKVLYETRRHASRPFRPNYPPHQAIAGPKGSFPSLFRIGGRLRDKWIGYNQPQRIERSVSLFISSSGERVAVATGNQITILRKEDDYLDPFGIFLDTNVNSFTMGAWSESCNVLGVVDDTNTIYFIKSNGEEISRVTGRQLKVSLPIIGLIAKEDSDSRRSYLCTFIIVASDGSIRQMEISKEPTISFPAAHSNSVLTAKSQFPNRVFCFDYYPDLSLFIIVGSFSTSIPSSRNSGSCYLSLWRSGILDLELLHSIQFDGVYTIPKGYEGQTSYSKLQVSPKAQFVATLDVTGQLYIFNLHREPFTISSFFPQEKHESQATDRTLNGANRILSDILDFTWWSDHILAISRRSGLVAMINILSGIKIQEDSPLYSRPIIERVQQLEGQIFLLECSENKGMSDPAKYNERGDMYHSDQSMEESINNLDISRLEWSLLSLTRRSVLEMYNIFIRNQKYQDALNFANCYGLDKDEILKSQWLHSDQGTNDMNTYLSKIKDQVFILSECIEKVGPTEDSVKAMLDFGLKLTNHYQFLEVEDLESNEIWSFRLARLRLLQFKDRLETYLGINMGRFSVQEYSSFRMKPIKEAAIHLAKNGKIGALNLLFKRHTYSMSPFLLEILSAIPETVPVRTYLQLLPGRSPPTSIAVREEDWVECQKMLNFIMKLPENHELSSQIRTEPIVKKYFGLIWPSISELAMWYMERARDIDTLSGQLENCLCLLDCANQKGIHELQESCEDVRYLHQLIYSEGSHDNICVDLVSWEQLSSYDKFKLMLKGINEESVIRRLVEKAVPFMRKRTADMTSVPKEEESDLLENQDMNESFLVKWMKEIASENKLEICLLVIEEGCRDFKTNEFFRSDVEAVDCALQCIYLSTLTDRWSTMADILSKLPQIQDTKSSDDLKRRLKLAEGHVEAQRLLSYYQVPKPMQFFLEGQDDGKGVKQIMRLILSKFIRRQSSRSDNDWTNMWHDMLCLKEKAFPFLDLEYMLVEFCRGLLKAGKFSLARNYLKGTSSVSLSAEKAENLVIQAAREYFFSASSLNGPEVWKAKECLNIFPSSRYVKAEVDIIDALTELLPSLGVTLLPVQFRQIKDPMEIIKMAISSQPGAYIHVEELIQVGKLLGLSSPTEISAVEEAIAREAAVAGDLQLAFDLCLGLTKKGHGSVWDLCAAIARGPSLENMDINSRKHLLGFSLSHCDEESISELLHAWKELDMQGQCAKLMVMAGTDCSNPPVQSSLLSSFQGNNIQNIGEFKDCFELVDGVGRNDQESFLESTVNRLLLVAKDLPVENRTKLATFLRENGKILSFAYLQLPWLLELSKNAEIKKLDPGTEYSSLKTQAIATLLSWLARNGFVPKDSLITSLAKSVIESPTKVADLTGCLLLLNLVDAFNGVEVFEEQLRTREDYQEASSIMTVGMTYCLLHDSRVACDGPTQRRQLVLEKFKEKNTFSSDQSRKSNEVESTFWREWKLKLEEQKRIADHSRALENIIPGVETSRFLSGDRYYIESVVLSLIESVNLEKKHILKDILNLANTYGMNRTEVLLKYLSSILVSEAWNNEDIMVEISEFREEIIGCAAETIETISTVVYPSINGTNKLRLHCIYGLLADCYLKLEKGGWLPRKAQHDEVHASSLGLAHFYKIVEQECRRVAIIKDLNFKNIAGLSGLNFEHFSREIYLHIDDGNIEALAQMVETLAGIYSDPVPEGLICSQDIYKHYILKLLTTLETRISIDFKNGSPENFQAFISQLGHIYDLSSTYLRLLSHSDALDAMKQYFTILLPLYSNYGDIPDNSAWQECLIILLNFYIRLLDEMRKTDTRGECLKLNPECLKNCLKVLIRLVTEDSVSPSESWNTIVSYATYGLLDDSAFGAFAFCRAMIFSRCGFGAVEQVFSESVSLYPTALNSGTEIGIQDIYLQILEPVLLDLVNYSHEHQNLHHLLSSLSRLEGDLENLRSTRGKVWERMAEFSDNLQLPSSVRVYVLELMQYITGRNIKGFSSELQYNVLPWEGWEQFQYTTKESDLTSIATTSDDNKDTSSRFTSTLVALKSTQLAATISPSLEVTSDDLSSIETTVSCFMELCAVATTDVHADTLLAILVEWEGLFLIERDEAEAPPVAVSGGNDWSVDGWDEGWESFQEVEPAESKGSETVPAPTPHPLHVCWTEIFKKLISLSRSKDVLRLVDESLSKSCGMLLDEDDAKTLCDILNDKDCFVTLKLAMLLPYEALRLRSLNAVESKLKGDGISDELSGDLDLLLLVLASGIVSTIVINASYDNTFSYLCYLVGNFSGSDQLPCLKQKGRSVSTNNRRELVLFRKITFPIFISELVKADQPVLAAFMVTKFMCTNPAVCLVNMAEASLLTYLNRELHAVQNDESGDMEELVPEVLRNTASSLKEKRGRLIESALLLLSQK, from the exons GCGATCGCGGGTCCCAAAGGGAGTTTCCCTTCTCTGTTTCGCATTGGAG GTAGACTCAGGGATAAATGGATTGGATATAACCAACCGCAGAGAATAGAAAGATCGGTATCgttatttatttcttcaagCGGGGAACGTGTTGCAGTGGCTACTGGAAATCAGATAACGATATTGCGGAAGGAAGATGACTACTTGGACCCATTTGGCATTTTTTTGg ACACCAATGTTAATTCATTCACTATGGGAGCATGGTCTGAAAGTTGCAATGTTCTTGGAGTCGTTGATGATAccaatacaatatattttatcaaatcaAATGGTGAAGAAATATCAAGAGTTACAGGGAGGCAATTAAAGGTTTCTCTGCCTATAATAGGCCTGATTGCGAAGGAGGATTCTGATTCTCGGAGATCTTACTT GTGTACCTTCATCATTGTTGCATCCGATGGTTCTATTCGACAAATGGAGATCAGTAAAGAGCCAACTATATCTTTTCCCGCAGCACACTCGAACAGTGTATTGACCGCAAAGAGCCAATTTCCAAACAGAGTTTTCTGCTTTGATTATTATCCTGATCTTTCTTTGTTCATCATTGTTGGTAGTTTTAGCACCTCTATACCTTCCAGTAGAAACTCTG GATCATGTTATCTGTCTCTTTGGCGTAGCGGGATACTTGATTTGGAGCTGTTACATTCAATTCAGTTTGACGGTGTATATACTATACCAAAAGGATATGAAGGTCAAACATCATATTCAAAGCTGCAAGTTTCACCGAAGGCACAATTCGTTGCCACTCTAGATGTGACGGGACAATTGTACATTTTTAATCTACATAGGGAGCCCTTTAccatttcaagtttttttccTCAAGAGAAACATGAATCTCAAGCGACAGATAGGACATTAAATGGAGCAAATAGGATTTTAAGTGACATTTTGGATTTTACATGGTGGTCTGATCACATACTTGCAATTTCCAGGAGAAGTGGACTTGTTGCTATGATTAACATCCTCAGTGGTATAAAAATTCAGGAGGACAGTCCTTTGTATTCTAGGCCTATTATAGAAAGGGTACAGCAGTTAGAAggccaaatttttcttttagagtgTTCAGAAAATAAAGGGATGTCAGATCCAGCTAAATATAACGAACGTGGTGACATGTATCACTCGGACCAGAGTATGGAAGAGTCGATTAATAATCTTGACATCTCCCGGTTGGAGTGGAGCTTGCTATCACTCACACGGAGATCTGTTCTGGAAATGTACAATATCTTCATTAGAAATCAGAAGTATCAAGATGCTTTGAACTTTGCTAATTGTTATGGGTTGGATAAAGATGAAATTCTGAAGTCACAGTGGCTGCATTCTGATCAAGGAACTAATGATATGAATACATATCTGTCAAAGATAAAGGATCAGGTTTTCATCCTTTCTGAATGTATTGAAAAAGTTGGACCAACAGAAGATTCTGTAAAGGCAATGCTTGATTTTGGGCTGAAACTAACCAACCATTACCAGTTTCTTGAAGTAGAAGATCTTGAAAGCAATGAAATATGGAGTTTCCGTCTGGCTAGACTCCGGTTACTGCAATTTAAGGACAGACTGGAAACATATCTTGGCATAAATATGGGCAG GTTTTCTGTGCAGGAATATAGTAGCTTCCGCATGAAGCCTATCAAGGAAGCTGCTATTCATCTtgcaaaaaatggaaagattgGAGCCTTAAACCTCTTGTTCAAGCGCCACACATATTCTATGAGTCCTTTCTTGTTAGAAATTTTATCTGCTATTCCTGAAACAGTTCCTGTGCGGACTTATTTGCAGCTTCTCCCTGGAAG GTCTCCTCCTACTAGCATTGCAGTGAGGGAAGAGGACTGGGTTGAATGTCAGAAAATGTTAAACTTTATAATGAAATTACCTGAAAATCATGAGCTTAGTTCACAGATTAGAACTGAACCTATTGTCAAGAAATATTTTGGACTTATCTGGCCTTCAATTAGTGAACTTGCAATGTGGTACATGGAAAGAGCTAGAGACATTGATACTTTGAGTGGACAGCTGGAAAACTGTCTCTGCTTGCTTGATTGTGCTAACCAAAAAGGTATTCATGAATTACAAGAATCGTGTGAGGATGTCCGTTACTTGCATCAGCTAATTTATTCTGAAGGAAGCCATGATAATATCTGCGTTGATCTTGTTTCTTGGGAGCAGTTGTCTTcatatgataaatttaaattgatgcTAAAGGGTATAAATGAGGAAAGTGTAATCAGAAGGTTAGTTGAAAAAGCAGTTCCATTCATGAGAAAAAGAACCGCTGATATGACCTCAGTTcctaaagaagaagaatctgaCCTTTTGGAAAACCAAGATATGAATGaatcatttttagttaaatgGATGAAGGAAATAGCTTCGGAAAATAAGTTGGAGATATGCCTATTGGTCATTGAAGAAGGGTGCAGAGACTTCAAAACTAATGAGTTTTTTAGGAGTGACGTCGAAGCTGTTGACTGTGCGTTACAGTGCATATATTTATCTACTCTAACTGATAGATGGAGTACCATGGCAGACATTTTGTCAAAACTACCTCAAATACAAG ACACTAAATCCTCTGATGACCTGAAAAGAAGGCTCAAGCTGGCAGAAGGCCACGTTGAAGCACAAAGGCTTTTGTCCTATTACCAG GTGCCGAAGCCAATGCAATTTTTCTTAGAAGGTCAGGATGATGGTAAAGGTGTAAAACAAATTATGCGCCTCATACTCTCAAAGTTTATTCGTCGACAGTCCAGTCGATCGGACAATGATTGGACAAATATGTGGCATGACATGCTGTGTCTGAAGGAGAAGGCATTTCCTTTTTTGGACCTGGAGTATATGCTGGTAGAATTTTGTCGTGGACTGTTAAAAGCTGGGAAATTTTCGCTTGCAAGAAACTACTTGAAGGGTACAAGTTCGGTCTCTTTGTCAGCAGAGAAGGCTGAAAACCTTGTCATTCAAGCTGCTAGAGAGTACTTTTTCTCTGCTTCAAGTCTTAACGGTCCAGAA GTCTGGAAGGCAAAGGAGTGTCTCAACATATTTCCAAGCAGTAGATATGTCAAAGCGGAGGTTGATATTATTGATGCTCTCACAGAATTACTACCAAGCCTTGGAGTGACTCTTCTGCCCGTGCAATTCAGACAAATAAAAGatccaatggagataataaAAATGGCAATTTCAAGTCAGCCTGGAGCTTATATACATGTTGAAGAACTCATTCAGGTTGGCAAGCTTCTTGGATTGAGCTCTCCAACCGAGATATCAGCAGTTGAAGAAGCTATAGCTAGAGAAGCTGCAGTTGCTGGTGATCTGCAATTGGCATTTGATCTCTGCCTTGGTTTAACAAAGAAAGGGCATGGTTCCGTTTGGGATTTGTGTGCTGCAATAGCAAGGGGTCCTTCCCTTGAGAATATGGATATTAATTCTCGAAAGCACCTACTAGGTTTCTCTTTGAGCCACTGCGATGAGGAATCAATTTCTGAACTCCTCCATGCATGGAAAGAACTTGATATGCAAGGGCAGTGCGCAAAATTAATGGTGATGGCTGGCACAGATTGTTCAAACCCTCCAGTACAAAGTTCTTTGCTTTCCTCATTTCAAGGaaacaatattcaaaatattggTGAATTCAAAGATTGTTTTGAATTAGTTGATGGTGTTGGTCGGAACGATCAAGAGTCTTTTCTAGAAAGTACTGTGAATAGGTTACTTCTTGTTGCAAAAGACCTACCTGTTGAAAATAGGACTAAATTGGCTACCTTTCTGAGAGAGAATGGAAAAATTTTGTCATTTGCTTATTTGCAACTCCCTTGGTTGCTTGAACTGAGTAAGAATGCAGAAATTAAGAAACTGGATCCTGGAACAGAATACTCAAGTTTGAAAACGCAAGCTATTGCTACTCTATTGTCATGGCTTGCTAGGAATGGGTTTGTTCCTAAAGACAGCTTGATCACCTCTCTTGCAAAATCAGTTATTGAATCTCCTACCAAGGTGGCAGACTTGACTGGCTGTTTGCTGTTGTTGAATCTGGTGGATGCCTTCAATGGGGTTGAAGTTTTTGAAGAGCAATTACGGACAAGGGAAGACTACCAAGAAGCTAGTAGCATTATGACTGTGGGAATGACATATTGTTTGTTGCATGACTCTCGAGTTGCATGCGATGGTCCAACCCAAAGGAGGCAGCTGGttcttgaaaaatttaaagaaaagaacactTTTAGCTCTG ATCAAAGTAGAAAAAGTAATGAGGTGGAATCAACATTTTGGCGGGAGTGGAAACTGAAGCTAGAAGAACAGAAACGTATAGCTGATCATTCTAGAGCGTTGGAGAATATTATTCCTGGTGTTGAAACATCACGTTTTTTATCTGGAGACCGTTATTACATTGAGAGCGTTGTTCTGTCCTTAATTGAATCAGTAAATTTGGAGAAGAAACATATTTTGAAGGATATTCTTAATTTAGCTAATACCTATGGCATGAATCGCACTGAG GTGCTACTGAAATATCTAAGTTCTATCCTGGTTTCAGAGGCTTGGAACAATGAGGATATTATGGTCGAAATCTCAGAATTCAGAGAGGAGATTATTGGTTGTGCTGCAGAAACCATTGAAACTATTTCCACGGTTGTGTACCCATCTATTAATGGGACTAATAAGTTGCGGCTACACTGTATATATGGGTTGCTCGCTGACTGCTACTTGAAGCTGGAAAAAGGTGGATGGTTACCACGAAAGGCACAACATGACGAAGTACATGCCTCCAGCTTGGGTTTGGCTcatttctacaaaattgttGAACAAGAATGCAGGCGTGTAGCCATCATAAAGgatctcaatttcaaaaatattgcTGGATTAAGTGGGCTGAACTTCGAACACTTCAGCCGTGAAATCTACTTGCACATTGACGATGGTAATATAGAAGCTTTGGCACAAATGGTGGAGACCCTTGCTGGTATCTATTCTGATCCAGTGCCGGAAGGTCTCATATGTTCCCAGGACATTTATAAACACTACATCCTGAAACTGTTAACGACTTTGGAAACTAGAATAAGCATTGACTTCAAGAACGGAAGCCCGGAGAATTTTCAGGCTTTTATTAGTCAACTTGGCCACATTTATGACTTGAGCTCTACTTATCTTAGATTGTTGTCTCATTCAGATGCTTTGGATGCTATGAAACAGTATTTCACTATACTTTTACCCCTATATAGTAACTATGGAGATATACCTGACAACTCGGCATGGCAGGAGTGCCTTATCatccttttgaatttttatattagaTTGCTGGATGAAATGAGAAAAACTGACACCAGAGGTGAATGTTTGAAGTTGAATCCTGAATGTTTAAAGAATTGTCTAAAGGTTCTTATTAGATTGGTTACAGAGGATAGTGTCTCACCAAGTGAGAGTTGGAACACCATTGTAAGCTATGCGACTTATGGTTTACTAGATGATTCTGCTTTTGGAGCTTTTGCTTTCTGCAGAGCAATGATTTTCTCTCGTTGTGGTTTTGGAGCAGTAGAACAGGTATTTTCTGAGTCGGTGTCACTATATCCCACTGCATTGAATTCTGGAACTGAGATTGGGATCCAGGATATATACCTGCAAATATTGGAGCCTGTTCTACTTGACTTGGTCAATTACTCCCATGAGCACCAGAATCTGCACCATCTATTATCTTCACTTAGTAGATTGGAAGGTGATCTGGAGAATTTAAGAAGTACCAGAGGTAAAGTTTGGGAAAGAATGGCTGAGTTCTCTGATAATCTGCAATTACCAAGTTCTGTCCGTGTGTATGTATTAGAGCTTATGCAGTATATCACAGGTAGAAATATCAAAGGTTTCTCGTCTGAGTTGCAGTATAATGTTTTACCTTGGGAGGGTTGGGAACAATTCCAGTATACAACCAAGGAAAGTGACCTAACAAGTATTGCAACAACATCAGACGATAATAAAGATACTTCTAGCAGGTTTACAAGTACTTTAGTTGCCCTAAAGTCAACTCAGCTTGCAGCGACAATCTCACCTAGCTTAGAAGTCACGTCTGATGACCTTTCGAGCATTGAGACTACAGTTTCTTGCTTCATGGAATTGTGTGCAGTTGCAACTACAGATGTCCATGCAGATACTTTGCTGGCCATTTTGGTAGAATGGGAAGGACTTTTCCTGATTGAGAGAGATGAAGCTGAAGCCCCCCCGGTAGCAGTCAGTGGAGGAAATGACTGGAGTGTTGATGGTTGGGATGAAGGGTGGGAAAGCTTTCAGGAAGTGGAACCGGCAGAGAGTAAAGGGAGTGAGACTGTCCCGGCTCCTACACCTCACCCTCTACATGTCTGTTGGactgaaattttcaaaaaactcATTTCACTTTCTCGGTCTAAGGATGTGCTGAGATTGGTTGATGAATCATTGTCAAAATCTTGTGGAATGTTGCTTGATGAAGACGATGCCAAAACCCTGTGCGACATTTTGAACGATAAAGATTGTTTTGTGACTTTGAAGTTGGCGATGTTGTTGCCTTATGAAGCATTAAGATTGCGGAGTCTGAATGCAGTTGAAAGCAAATTGAAAGGAGATGGAATCTCAGATGAACTAAGCGGAGACCTTGATCTTTTATTGCTTGTATTAGCCTCAGGAATTGTATCAACCATTGTCATCAATGCTTCTTATGATAACACTTTCTCCTATCTCTGTTATCTGGTGGGAAACTTTTCTGGTAGCGACCAATTACCATGCCTCAAACAGAAAGGGAGGAGTGTAAGTACTAACAATAGGAGAGAGTTGGTTCTTTTTAGGAAGATTACCTTCCCTATCTTTATATCAGAGCTTGTAAAGGCTGATCAGCCTGTTCTTGCTGCATTCATGGTGACGAAATTTATGTGCACAAACCCTGCAGTCTGTCTTGTCAACATGGCAGAGGCTAGTCTTCTTACATATTTGAATAGGGAGCTCCACGCAGTGCAGAATGATGAATCTGGTGATATGGAGGAATTAGTGCCTGAAGTCTTGAGAAACACTGCTTCCAGCTTGAAAGAGAAGCGTGGAAGGCTAATAGAATCCGCATTGCTGTTGTTATCTCAAAAGTGA